From Pseudomonas sp. B21-028, one genomic window encodes:
- a CDS encoding DsbE family thiol:disulfide interchange protein translates to MRRWLMVLPLALFLVVAVFLYRGLFLDPSELPSAMIGKPFPEFTLPSVQGDKTLTRADLLGKPALVNVWGTWCISCRVEHPVLNKLAEKGVVIYGVNYKDVNVDALKWLAEFHNPYQLDIRDEEGSLGLNLGVYGAPETFFIDAKGVIRDKFVGVIDEQVWREKLAGKYQALVDEAKP, encoded by the coding sequence ATGAGACGTTGGTTGATGGTATTGCCGCTGGCGCTGTTCCTGGTGGTGGCGGTCTTTCTGTACCGGGGGCTTTTCCTGGACCCGTCCGAGTTGCCCTCGGCGATGATCGGCAAGCCGTTCCCGGAGTTCACCCTGCCGTCGGTGCAGGGCGACAAGACGCTGACCCGGGCCGACCTGCTGGGCAAGCCGGCGCTGGTCAACGTTTGGGGCACCTGGTGCATTTCCTGCCGGGTTGAGCATCCGGTGCTGAATAAACTGGCCGAGAAAGGCGTGGTGATCTACGGCGTCAATTACAAGGACGTCAACGTCGATGCCTTGAAATGGCTCGCCGAGTTCCACAACCCCTATCAGCTGGACATTCGTGATGAAGAAGGCTCCCTGGGCCTGAACCTGGGGGTCTACGGGGCTCCGGAAACCTTCTTCATCGACGCCAAGGGCGTGATCCGTGACAAGTTCGTCGGTGTGATCGACGAGCAGGTCTGGCGGGAGAAACTGGCTGGCAAATACCAGGCACTGGTGGACGAGGCCAAGCCATGA
- a CDS encoding cytochrome c-type biogenesis protein translates to MKRWLAAVVLGLSLAGVAHAAIDTYEFANEGERERFRELTKELRCPKCQNQDIADSNAPIAADLRKEIFRMLGEGKDNQQIIDFMVDRYGEFVRYNPALTSKTALLWFGPAGLLLGGFVVIALIVRRRRVQRTAAPDTLSVEERQRLDQLLDNTKHD, encoded by the coding sequence ATGAAGCGCTGGTTAGCCGCCGTCGTCCTGGGGTTGAGTCTCGCGGGCGTGGCCCATGCCGCCATCGACACCTACGAATTCGCCAACGAAGGCGAGCGCGAGCGGTTTCGCGAACTGACCAAGGAACTGCGCTGCCCCAAGTGCCAGAACCAGGACATCGCCGACTCCAATGCCCCGATTGCCGCCGACCTGCGCAAGGAAATCTTCCGCATGCTCGGCGAGGGCAAGGACAACCAGCAGATCATCGACTTCATGGTGGATCGCTACGGTGAGTTCGTGCGCTACAACCCGGCCCTGACCTCCAAGACCGCGCTGCTCTGGTTCGGCCCCGCCGGGTTGTTGCTCGGCGGCTTCGTCGTCATCGCGCTGATCGTGCGCCGCCGCCGGGTACAGCGCACCGCCGCCCCGGACACGCTTTCCGTCGAGGAGCGCCAGCGCCTCGACCAACTGTTGGATAACACCAAGCATGATTGA
- the ccmI gene encoding c-type cytochrome biogenesis protein CcmI — MIDFWLAAGLLLLIALSFLLIPVLRVRRAQREEDRTALNVALYQERVAELQAEQAEGVLNAAQLDTGRAEAARELLADTEGAEAPRESRMGKPLPLLAAVLVPVLGLGLYLHFGASDKVELTREFAQAPQSMEEMTQRLERAVAAQPDSAEGLYFLGRTYMAQDRPADAAKIFERTVALAGRQPELLGQWAQAQYFADGKKWSDKVQALTDEALKLDPKEVTSLGLLGIAAFEGERYQDAIDYWGRLLAQLPEGDKSREALQGGIARATEKLQASGGKVAQAPAVKAGALLKVRVDLAPALKAKVQPGDSVFIFARAVSGPPAPLAAKRLTVADLPVSVELGDADAMMPQLKLSNFPEVQLVARISRAGQPTSGEWIGRSQPLASSTTTPQQLTIDSPDQ; from the coding sequence ATGATTGATTTCTGGCTCGCCGCAGGTCTGCTTCTCCTGATTGCCCTGAGTTTCCTGTTGATCCCCGTGCTGCGGGTCCGTCGCGCCCAACGGGAGGAGGACCGAACCGCGCTCAATGTGGCGCTGTACCAGGAACGTGTCGCCGAGTTGCAGGCCGAGCAGGCGGAGGGTGTGCTCAATGCCGCGCAACTGGACACGGGCCGCGCCGAAGCCGCCCGGGAACTGCTCGCCGATACCGAGGGCGCCGAGGCGCCGCGCGAATCGCGCATGGGCAAGCCACTGCCGTTGCTTGCCGCCGTGCTGGTGCCGGTGTTGGGCCTGGGCTTGTACTTGCACTTCGGCGCGAGCGACAAGGTCGAACTGACCCGTGAATTCGCCCAGGCACCGCAATCGATGGAAGAAATGACCCAGCGCCTGGAGAGGGCGGTGGCGGCACAGCCGGATTCCGCCGAGGGCTTGTATTTCCTCGGGCGTACCTACATGGCCCAGGATCGGCCGGCGGATGCGGCGAAGATCTTCGAGCGCACCGTGGCGCTGGCGGGTCGGCAGCCCGAACTGCTGGGGCAATGGGCCCAGGCGCAGTATTTTGCCGATGGCAAGAAATGGTCGGACAAGGTCCAGGCCTTGACCGATGAGGCTCTGAAGCTCGATCCCAAGGAAGTCACCAGCTTGGGCCTGTTGGGCATCGCTGCGTTTGAAGGCGAGCGGTATCAGGACGCGATCGATTACTGGGGGCGCCTGCTGGCGCAACTGCCGGAGGGCGACAAATCCCGCGAGGCGCTGCAAGGCGGCATTGCCCGGGCCACCGAGAAGCTGCAAGCCAGCGGCGGCAAGGTGGCTCAGGCTCCGGCGGTCAAGGCCGGCGCATTGCTTAAGGTTCGTGTCGACCTGGCGCCTGCACTCAAGGCCAAGGTGCAGCCGGGCGATAGCGTATTCATCTTTGCCCGTGCCGTTTCCGGCCCGCCTGCGCCATTGGCGGCCAAGCGCCTGACAGTCGCCGACCTGCCCGTCAGCGTCGAGCTGGGGGACGCGGATGCGATGATGCCGCAACTGAAACTGTCGAACTTCCCTGAAGTCCAACTGGTGGCGCGTATCTCCCGGGCCGGGCAACCGACTTCCGGTGAGTGGATCGGCCGCAGCCAGCCCCTGGCCAGCAGCACCACGACGCCGCAACAACTGACCATCGACAGCCCGGACCAATGA